A portion of the Simkania negevensis Z genome contains these proteins:
- the rbfA gene encoding 30S ribosome-binding factor RbfA yields MTKRTERLNSLLKEVLSEVIRQDVKNPKVSELITITEVDITKDLHHAKVYISVIGDEKERKETIDALQSAAGFISTIASKKVVMRYFPSLKFILDRTVDKQMKIDSILKEIEEEKKSREQ; encoded by the coding sequence ATGACCAAAAGAACTGAGCGCCTTAACTCCCTTTTGAAGGAAGTCTTGAGTGAAGTCATTCGTCAAGACGTTAAAAATCCAAAAGTGTCTGAACTGATCACTATCACTGAAGTAGATATTACAAAAGATCTTCACCATGCAAAAGTCTACATTAGCGTGATCGGTGACGAAAAAGAGCGGAAAGAAACCATTGATGCTCTCCAATCAGCAGCAGGCTTCATTTCAACGATAGCCTCTAAAAAGGTTGTCATGCGTTATTTTCCCAGTTTGAAATTTATTTTAGATAGAACAGTTGATAAGCAGATGAAAATCGACTCTATTTTGAAAGAAATCGAAGAAGAAAAAAAGTCACGTGAACAATAA
- the truB gene encoding tRNA pseudouridine(55) synthase TruB — protein MSYSEGILPVNKEKGRTAFYLVKVLRKLSGIKKIGHAGILDPFATGVMVMLLGRPYTKISDKFLQHDKEYLATVKLGASTTTYDCDGEITKTSDHIPTETAIEDVVKEFQGSISQIPPMYSAKKVNGQKLYVLARQGIEIERNPIQIQLEIEVLDYSYPELKLRIKCSKGAYMRTLAYDIGQKLGTEAHLVELTRTRSGPFELKDCIDAKSLSDRSFNFTPYLRKEA, from the coding sequence ATGAGCTACTCTGAAGGCATCCTCCCCGTAAACAAAGAAAAAGGACGCACGGCATTTTACCTCGTAAAAGTCTTGCGAAAGCTTTCTGGTATCAAGAAAATCGGCCATGCTGGGATCTTAGACCCTTTTGCGACAGGTGTCATGGTGATGCTTCTTGGCCGCCCCTACACGAAAATCTCCGATAAATTTCTTCAACATGATAAAGAGTACCTTGCAACCGTTAAGCTTGGAGCCTCCACCACAACTTACGATTGTGATGGAGAAATCACAAAGACAAGTGACCATATTCCCACAGAGACTGCTATCGAAGATGTTGTGAAAGAATTTCAAGGCTCTATCAGCCAAATTCCTCCCATGTATTCTGCAAAAAAGGTCAATGGACAAAAGCTCTATGTTTTAGCAAGACAAGGGATCGAAATTGAGCGTAACCCCATTCAAATTCAACTAGAAATAGAAGTTCTCGACTATTCTTACCCTGAGCTGAAGCTGCGCATCAAATGCTCAAAAGGGGCTTACATGCGAACTCTTGCTTATGACATTGGCCAAAAGCTAGGAACTGAGGCTCATTTAGTTGAACTGACAAGAACACGAAGTGGTCCATTTGAATTAAAAGATTGCATTGACGCAAAAAGCCTTTCTGACCGATCCTTTAATTTTACCCCTTATTTGAGGAAAGAGGCGTGA
- a CDS encoding FAD synthetase family protein translates to MKVVTRLEDVPPAVAPIALTIGIFDGIHLGHQAIIKELHKLTRKTGTRVLLTFSNHPSEIFQPQSPTPLILSFEHRLHLLKLYGIDLVIALPFTREFSEQSYVECMEALRKKLPFQELVLGEGASFGKNREGDEERLKTLASQMGFKTHYLKKERHHKEMISSGMVRNFVQEGKLKKIKKYLGRPYSIWKLLEPNALKKENETLHSWSFETSQLCSLPSGVYGVDFEGEPDTLPAIAFIQNSQDLSGSLSTVTVYLESEPPNTPSVNLSFVEYLHPEIDPTLFQSTPQSILENLSAQPSLS, encoded by the coding sequence GTGAAAGTAGTCACCAGATTAGAAGATGTCCCTCCAGCAGTCGCTCCTATCGCACTGACAATTGGGATCTTCGATGGGATTCATTTAGGCCATCAGGCAATCATTAAGGAACTGCACAAGCTCACACGGAAAACGGGAACGCGTGTCCTTTTGACCTTTTCGAATCATCCTTCGGAAATCTTTCAACCTCAGTCGCCTACTCCCCTTATTCTGTCCTTCGAGCACCGTCTTCACCTCCTCAAACTCTATGGAATCGATTTGGTGATCGCGCTTCCCTTTACTCGGGAATTTTCTGAGCAATCGTATGTCGAATGTATGGAAGCTTTGCGAAAAAAACTTCCCTTTCAAGAGTTGGTTTTAGGAGAAGGTGCTTCTTTCGGGAAAAATCGCGAGGGAGATGAAGAGCGTTTGAAAACTCTAGCTAGTCAAATGGGTTTTAAAACACATTATTTGAAAAAAGAGCGGCACCACAAAGAAATGATTTCTAGTGGAATGGTCCGTAACTTTGTTCAGGAAGGAAAACTCAAAAAAATCAAAAAATACCTAGGTCGCCCCTATTCGATTTGGAAACTCCTTGAGCCAAACGCACTCAAAAAAGAAAACGAAACCCTCCACTCTTGGTCTTTTGAAACCTCCCAGCTTTGCTCTCTTCCTTCAGGTGTCTACGGAGTTGATTTTGAAGGAGAGCCAGATACTCTCCCTGCAATCGCCTTCATCCAAAATAGTCAAGATCTCAGTGGGTCGCTTTCAACTGTCACAGTTTATCTTGAATCTGAGCCTCCTAATACCCCCTCTGTCAACCTTTCTTTTGTCGAATATCTTCACCCAGAGATCGACCCAACTCTCTTCCAGTCGACCCCACAGTCGATTTTGGAAAATCTTTCTGCTCAGCCCTCTTTATCCTAA
- the ychF gene encoding redox-regulated ATPase YchF, which produces MSKLSCGIVGLPNVGKSTLFNALLKKKQAGASNYPFCTIDPNVGIVDVPDNRLEILSKITKSRKIIPAVMTFVDIAGLVKGASQGEGLGNKFLANIRETDVIIHVVRCFENDEVIHVEGKIDPLSDIEVINLELILADMQMAENSLQKLERQAKGNKELIPTVNLLKKILVHLNENKPVRSLDFTKEEQELLKPYHFITAKEVIYVTNVSEADLPSMDNQYVQQVKKFAANENSQVIPICAKLEEELVLLEEQEAQEYLESLELNEPGLNRLIRVGFETLGLITFLTTGEQETRAWTIRKGTLAQEAAGAIHTDIQKGFIRAEVVTFDDMVECQGRVKAKEQGKARMEGKDYIVQDGDVILFFHN; this is translated from the coding sequence ATGTCAAAACTTTCTTGTGGAATCGTCGGTCTTCCTAATGTCGGCAAATCAACTCTTTTCAATGCCTTGCTCAAAAAGAAACAGGCAGGCGCTTCAAATTACCCTTTTTGCACCATTGATCCCAATGTTGGAATTGTCGATGTTCCCGACAACCGGCTTGAAATCCTTTCAAAGATTACTAAAAGCCGAAAAATCATTCCTGCTGTGATGACCTTTGTCGACATTGCAGGACTTGTCAAAGGAGCTTCCCAAGGCGAAGGACTTGGGAATAAATTTCTAGCAAATATCCGTGAAACCGATGTGATCATCCACGTTGTCCGCTGCTTTGAAAATGATGAAGTGATCCACGTTGAAGGAAAAATTGATCCTCTCAGTGATATCGAAGTGATCAATTTAGAACTCATTCTAGCTGATATGCAAATGGCTGAAAATTCCTTGCAAAAACTCGAGCGACAAGCCAAAGGCAACAAAGAACTCATTCCAACTGTGAATCTACTCAAAAAAATCCTTGTGCATCTCAACGAAAACAAGCCCGTGCGCTCTCTTGATTTCACAAAAGAAGAACAAGAACTGCTAAAACCCTACCATTTTATCACTGCAAAAGAAGTCATCTATGTGACAAATGTCTCAGAAGCAGATCTTCCTTCAATGGACAATCAGTACGTTCAACAGGTGAAAAAATTTGCAGCTAACGAAAATAGCCAAGTGATCCCTATCTGCGCCAAACTCGAAGAAGAGTTGGTCCTGTTGGAAGAGCAAGAAGCTCAAGAGTACCTCGAGTCTCTTGAACTTAACGAACCGGGGCTCAATCGTCTGATACGTGTGGGTTTTGAGACACTAGGGCTCATTACGTTTTTAACCACTGGAGAACAAGAAACACGGGCATGGACCATTAGAAAAGGGACACTCGCCCAAGAAGCTGCCGGAGCCATTCATACTGACATTCAGAAAGGCTTCATCCGAGCAGAAGTCGTCACATTTGATGACATGGTTGAATGTCAAGGCCGCGTTAAAGCCAAAGAACAGGGAAAGGCGCGGATGGAAGGAAAGGATTATATCGTTCAAGACGGCGATGTGATCTTATTTTTTCACAATTAA
- a CDS encoding OTU domain-containing protein translates to MSLPVKERPDAIYTFEGKTYENTSFSKTGIPIVGQPLKMEAYVHKEYTHVTSLEGKRFKSQLEEAAKIYGEQLHEIQGDGNCLTTAFATSFLYLLNGNATLIATFDNILIGLDAHKNIPPVRQTIEKLKVKNDLELKQILASNETMFAFSSVIRHLARQKLPELGEPFSLLIDEMVPEEDGKEIEIACIGGLCQLLNICADVIYLRKDYDTFKIERYPNETGKPDLVILRKAAHFLSIILDSKKSIEERTNELGKDRISSPADVPPMTQSVTQESFSRKWLFALLALAILGALYYFFNKN, encoded by the coding sequence ATGAGCCTTCCTGTCAAAGAACGCCCAGATGCCATCTATACATTTGAAGGAAAAACTTACGAAAATACCTCTTTTTCTAAGACTGGCATCCCTATTGTTGGCCAGCCATTGAAGATGGAAGCCTATGTCCATAAAGAATATACTCATGTGACAAGCCTTGAAGGAAAACGATTTAAGTCTCAGCTAGAAGAGGCTGCTAAAATTTACGGAGAGCAGCTTCATGAAATTCAAGGGGATGGCAATTGCTTAACTACAGCTTTTGCAACAAGCTTTCTTTACTTGCTCAATGGAAACGCTACACTCATTGCAACTTTCGATAACATTCTTATCGGTCTTGATGCTCATAAAAATATCCCTCCCGTGCGTCAAACGATTGAAAAGTTAAAAGTTAAAAATGACTTAGAGCTAAAGCAAATTTTAGCGAGTAATGAAACCATGTTTGCATTTTCTTCTGTTATCAGACACCTAGCTCGTCAAAAACTTCCAGAACTAGGAGAACCTTTTAGCCTTCTCATTGACGAAATGGTCCCTGAAGAAGATGGAAAAGAAATTGAGATTGCCTGTATCGGAGGGCTTTGTCAGCTATTAAACATCTGTGCAGATGTGATTTACTTGCGTAAAGATTACGATACTTTCAAAATCGAACGTTATCCCAATGAAACTGGCAAACCTGACCTTGTCATTTTACGCAAAGCAGCCCACTTTCTCTCAATCATTCTTGACTCAAAAAAATCAATAGAAGAAAGAACCAATGAGCTTGGTAAAGACCGAATCTCATCTCCAGCTGATGTGCCCCCAATGACTCAATCTGTAACCCAAGAATCGTTTAGTCGCAAGTGGCTATTTGCACTGCTCGCTCTTGCTATCCTCGGTGCACTCTACTACTTTTTCAACAAAAACTAA
- the sctU gene encoding type III secretion system export apparatus subunit SctU, which yields MAEKTEKATPKKLRDGRKKGQVAKSKDFPAAFTFAASFALIVASANFFFENLAGFMIIAFQGVREGSQIISHIPGFVSAAFEVIFNTSMPFMIFISIIGVLVNFLIIGPLFSMQAMKFDIKKLNPINGIKNMFKLKTFIELIKSLLKITGAFILIYTVVYDSLPKIIATAAMPILGAAIVFSDFLVKVAVRIGIFFLAIAIFDLVFQKKNFAKEMKMEKYEVKQEIKDTEGNPEIKGKRRQVAQEIAYQEGPQATRRASAVVTNPIHIAVALQYNSETDPAPRICIMGKGVTADSIMKIALEENIPIMRNPILAQELYNKGQIGHYVPEETYEAIAEVLKWIDQLEESTEYNVEIFKS from the coding sequence ATGGCTGAAAAAACCGAAAAGGCAACCCCGAAGAAACTCCGTGATGGACGGAAAAAAGGACAGGTTGCCAAATCAAAAGACTTTCCTGCCGCATTTACTTTTGCAGCATCATTTGCGCTAATCGTAGCGTCGGCTAACTTCTTTTTCGAGAATCTTGCAGGGTTCATGATTATTGCCTTTCAAGGAGTTAGAGAAGGAAGTCAAATCATTTCCCATATCCCTGGCTTTGTTTCAGCAGCTTTCGAAGTCATTTTCAATACGTCAATGCCCTTCATGATTTTCATCTCGATTATTGGGGTCCTTGTAAACTTTCTCATCATCGGCCCTCTCTTTTCGATGCAAGCGATGAAGTTTGACATCAAAAAACTCAACCCTATCAATGGGATCAAAAACATGTTCAAGCTCAAGACATTCATTGAGCTGATCAAGTCTCTTTTAAAGATCACAGGGGCGTTTATTTTGATCTATACGGTAGTTTATGACAGTTTACCGAAAATTATTGCGACCGCTGCAATGCCAATTTTGGGCGCTGCAATCGTCTTTAGCGACTTTTTAGTGAAAGTCGCGGTTCGGATAGGAATTTTCTTCCTCGCGATTGCCATTTTCGACCTGGTTTTCCAAAAAAAGAACTTCGCTAAAGAGATGAAAATGGAAAAATACGAGGTGAAGCAAGAGATCAAAGATACGGAAGGAAACCCCGAGATTAAAGGGAAAAGGCGACAAGTCGCGCAAGAAATTGCCTATCAAGAGGGGCCTCAGGCAACTCGACGTGCCAGCGCTGTGGTTACAAATCCAATTCACATTGCGGTGGCACTCCAATACAATTCCGAGACCGATCCCGCTCCACGCATCTGTATTATGGGAAAAGGAGTAACCGCTGACTCGATCATGAAAATTGCTCTTGAAGAAAACATTCCCATAATGAGAAATCCGATATTAGCACAAGAGCTATACAATAAAGGACAGATCGGCCATTATGTGCCGGAAGAGACCTATGAAGCCATTGCCGAGGTCTTGAAATGGATTGATCAATTAGAAGAAAGTACTGAATACAACGTGGAGATTTTCAAATCATGA
- the sctV gene encoding type III secretion system export apparatus subunit SctV produces the protein MKGSLFGFLGSSRVLSFFNRSSDVILAFFVIVIIMMIIIPVPPSVIDCFIAFNMSLSISLLMVALYIQKAVHLSIFPSVLLITTLFRLGIEIAATRQILLKADAGEIIQAFGEFVVGGNFIVGGVIFLIITIVQFIVVTKGAERVAEVAARFTLDAMPGKQMSIDADMRSGTIDANQARELRLALQKESQLYGAMDGALKFVKGDVIAGIVIAVINIVGGLIIGNMIHGMTMLQSAQVYTLLSIGEGLVTQIPSLMISLTAGIVTTRVSSEKKGGNLGKDITSQIFSHSKGLILAGIVTLGMAFLKGFPSFLFLAVCAVLMSVGITNWVKEKKKAKKAVAGALGAAQVETDVEGHTVVRGGLDDYALTLPVILETGKDLSSIIRKEKGGTAFVEEMIPKMRHALYQDLGIRFPGVHVRTESPSLDANEYSIYLNEVPLVRGKILSGSVLTNETEETLRRYNLPFTSSKNVVGQASLWVENKYVEVLKKAGIKYWEPLDVMILHLSQFYKQYAAEFIGIQEVRAILEFVEKSFPDLIKEVTRLVPLQKLTEIFKRLVQEQVSVKDLRTILEALSEWAQTEKDTVLLTEYVRSSLKRYISYKYSLGQTVLSVYLLDPEIEDMVRGAIKQTSAGSYLALDPDSVQLILHAMRGVIAPTPPGGQPPVLLTAIDVRRFVRKLIEGEFPDLPTVSYQEIVPEIRIQPLGRIQLS, from the coding sequence ATGAAAGGCAGCCTTTTTGGCTTTCTCGGTAGCTCACGCGTTTTGAGTTTTTTTAATCGTTCTAGCGACGTCATTTTAGCCTTTTTTGTGATCGTCATCATTATGATGATTATCATCCCTGTTCCTCCTTCAGTTATCGATTGTTTCATTGCGTTCAACATGAGCCTTTCGATTTCGCTTCTCATGGTTGCCCTCTACATCCAAAAAGCGGTACACCTCTCAATCTTCCCGTCAGTTCTTTTGATTACAACTCTTTTCCGCTTGGGGATTGAAATTGCTGCAACTCGGCAAATTCTCCTTAAAGCCGATGCAGGAGAGATCATCCAAGCGTTTGGAGAATTTGTTGTTGGAGGAAACTTCATTGTTGGGGGTGTTATCTTCTTGATCATCACCATTGTCCAATTTATCGTCGTCACAAAAGGTGCTGAGCGTGTCGCTGAAGTTGCCGCTCGATTCACCTTGGATGCGATGCCTGGTAAACAGATGAGTATCGATGCCGACATGCGCAGTGGAACAATTGATGCCAATCAAGCTCGAGAGCTTCGCTTAGCCCTCCAAAAAGAAAGCCAATTATACGGAGCGATGGACGGTGCCTTGAAATTCGTAAAAGGAGATGTCATTGCCGGTATTGTGATTGCTGTGATCAACATTGTCGGGGGGTTGATCATTGGTAACATGATTCACGGCATGACCATGCTTCAATCAGCCCAAGTTTATACTTTGCTCTCCATTGGTGAAGGTCTTGTTACTCAAATTCCTTCTCTTATGATCTCTCTTACAGCCGGTATTGTAACCACACGTGTTTCGAGTGAAAAGAAAGGAGGAAACCTCGGGAAAGACATCACTTCTCAGATCTTTTCTCATTCCAAAGGGCTCATCCTAGCCGGAATTGTTACCCTTGGAATGGCTTTTTTAAAAGGATTTCCATCTTTTCTCTTCCTTGCAGTTTGCGCAGTTTTGATGTCGGTTGGAATCACTAACTGGGTGAAAGAAAAGAAAAAAGCCAAAAAAGCTGTCGCTGGCGCACTTGGAGCAGCCCAAGTTGAAACTGATGTTGAAGGCCACACTGTTGTACGCGGAGGGCTCGATGATTACGCCCTCACCCTCCCCGTGATTTTAGAAACAGGAAAAGACCTTTCATCGATTATCCGAAAGGAAAAAGGGGGGACTGCTTTTGTTGAAGAAATGATTCCCAAAATGCGTCATGCTCTTTACCAAGATTTAGGAATCCGTTTTCCAGGTGTCCATGTTCGAACAGAGTCCCCTTCACTAGATGCAAATGAGTACTCCATTTATCTCAACGAAGTTCCGCTCGTCCGTGGAAAAATTCTTTCTGGAAGTGTCTTGACAAATGAAACTGAAGAAACGCTAAGACGGTACAATTTACCGTTCACTTCGTCGAAAAATGTTGTCGGACAAGCTTCCCTTTGGGTGGAAAATAAATATGTCGAAGTCTTGAAAAAAGCAGGCATTAAATATTGGGAACCTCTCGATGTGATGATTCTTCACCTTTCCCAATTCTACAAGCAGTACGCTGCTGAGTTCATCGGAATTCAAGAAGTTCGCGCGATCTTAGAATTTGTGGAAAAATCGTTCCCCGACCTCATCAAGGAAGTCACTCGCCTTGTCCCTCTTCAAAAGCTGACCGAAATCTTCAAACGACTCGTGCAAGAGCAAGTTTCTGTTAAGGACCTGCGCACCATTTTGGAAGCTTTAAGTGAGTGGGCTCAAACCGAAAAAGACACGGTCCTCTTAACCGAATACGTTCGTTCTTCTCTCAAACGGTACATCAGTTACAAATACTCCCTTGGGCAAACTGTCTTGTCAGTCTACTTACTTGACCCCGAAATTGAAGACATGGTTCGCGGTGCGATCAAGCAAACTTCTGCAGGATCCTATCTCGCGCTTGATCCCGATTCAGTCCAACTCATTTTACATGCCATGCGCGGTGTCATAGCTCCTACTCCTCCAGGAGGACAACCCCCAGTTCTTCTCACTGCTATCGATGTTCGACGCTTCGTACGCAAACTGATTGAAGGAGAGTTCCCAGATCTACCAACGGTATCCTATCAGGAAATTGTCCCTGAGATACGCATTCAACCTCTTGGCCGCATACAATTGTCATAA
- a CDS encoding MFS transporter, with the protein MNGKKFSGVLGIGFGLLVLSLDWSIVNNALPAIQKSLLATLSDLQWIINIFALVVSALLVTMGRLSDAFGRKKMFAVGLWMGVIASLGAALSPTAGVLIIFRAFQGIAASIIVPASQSLMTHTFPENQHGKAMGIWVTIIGVGLSLGPVLGGLIVEYFSWHWVFYFNLPFLLISFFLVTSCLEESRNEKQPIKIDFPGILLLTFFLGCFLLATIQAPSWGWTSAITLSLYALSVVTLIGFALSQYHTKVPLIEFHLFKNRRFISGALTKVGIAFSIWGIFFLLPLFFQNIQKLSPGRSGLFLLMLTACFTLTSHLTGRISDRIPKKSLILAGLLLISISLFFNEFISPNSSPYILLIFLGMFGIGWGLSSGPGTSMGIAALPRHVTGVASGTLVTLQEIGGAIGLAVIGTVFRVYNNGVFEEKLALSHLDLSPSLIEKIQTFVSSNDTLASIIAKLPVATQEEIFAIFQEAFMVGFHRGLWIAFGVVAAFLLVIFGLLRRES; encoded by the coding sequence ATGAACGGCAAAAAATTTTCAGGTGTTCTCGGCATCGGGTTTGGACTTCTCGTCCTCTCTCTTGATTGGTCTATTGTCAATAACGCCCTACCAGCTATCCAAAAAAGCCTCCTTGCAACACTTTCTGACTTGCAGTGGATCATCAATATTTTTGCTCTTGTTGTCTCTGCTCTTCTCGTCACAATGGGTCGACTATCAGATGCTTTTGGTCGAAAAAAAATGTTTGCAGTCGGGCTTTGGATGGGCGTGATCGCATCACTTGGAGCCGCCCTTTCTCCTACAGCAGGGGTCTTAATCATTTTTCGGGCATTTCAAGGGATTGCCGCCTCAATCATCGTTCCTGCATCCCAATCACTCATGACGCATACGTTCCCTGAAAATCAACATGGAAAAGCCATGGGGATTTGGGTCACGATCATCGGAGTAGGACTTTCACTCGGCCCAGTCCTCGGAGGGCTTATTGTCGAATATTTTTCATGGCATTGGGTCTTTTACTTTAACCTCCCTTTTCTTCTCATCAGCTTCTTCCTCGTCACTTCGTGCCTCGAAGAATCTAGAAATGAAAAACAGCCGATAAAGATTGACTTCCCTGGCATCCTTCTCCTGACTTTTTTTCTCGGATGCTTCTTACTTGCCACGATTCAGGCTCCTTCTTGGGGGTGGACAAGTGCAATCACTTTATCTCTGTATGCCCTCTCTGTAGTGACACTGATCGGTTTTGCTTTGAGTCAGTACCACACGAAAGTTCCTCTTATCGAGTTCCATCTTTTCAAAAACCGGCGCTTCATTTCTGGAGCACTGACCAAAGTCGGGATCGCCTTCTCGATTTGGGGGATTTTTTTCCTCCTCCCCCTTTTTTTCCAAAACATCCAAAAATTGTCTCCTGGACGATCGGGTCTTTTTCTCTTAATGCTCACTGCGTGTTTCACTTTGACATCTCACCTCACGGGACGTATTTCAGACCGTATCCCTAAAAAATCTCTGATCCTTGCCGGCCTTTTGCTGATTTCTATATCCTTATTCTTCAACGAGTTCATTTCACCTAACTCCTCACCCTATATCCTTTTGATCTTTCTTGGAATGTTTGGGATCGGATGGGGACTCAGCTCTGGTCCAGGAACTTCTATGGGAATTGCTGCTCTTCCCCGTCATGTGACAGGTGTTGCATCGGGAACTTTGGTGACTTTGCAAGAAATCGGCGGAGCAATTGGGCTTGCGGTGATTGGTACTGTCTTTCGCGTTTACAATAACGGGGTCTTTGAAGAAAAACTCGCGCTGTCTCACCTCGATCTATCTCCTTCTTTAATCGAAAAAATCCAAACATTTGTGAGTTCCAATGATACCCTTGCTTCGATCATTGCCAAACTCCCTGTAGCAACTCAAGAAGAAATTTTTGCGATTTTTCAAGAGGCCTTTATGGTCGGCTTCCATAGAGGCTTATGGATCGCTTTCGGGGTCGTTGCTGCCTTTCTTCTCGTAATTTTTGGATTGCTGCGTCGAGAATCTTGA
- the sctW gene encoding type III secretion system gatekeeper subunit SctW: protein MAEDEIAPVRGMSADASIHKAQKAHARQELNNMAARQAETEEDFQSWADQALFNPITMRKKFEKLDDRMRRPVQKEETQKGEETQEKVVGETDVIEQIAEDYYQRNPELQKKTLMLLQQRLKNDDTADTILRKLEEFYTDKSLADEAVDFLIETASNREEIRNQLLQAKEQFNAAHGREIRAGRNIAEQARTFSKQGLGSPTALRDLYRNIVATPRTPHQIFEELTAKFKFSDMKNIIDFILHSLGSDMKAKGPSISKAELQRLFGEARTMQAILGVFRFFFARMKLIKGQFDRYDLTMPSRINFEVLARLLMKLLQERYPSPDKIIKLSFVLGISEEVAAQIIIFTQYRDALRHISPKLFQSERHRQDLLLTIIETLSDLEDELEEEEEEEEEE, encoded by the coding sequence ATGGCCGAAGATGAAATCGCTCCTGTCCGTGGAATGTCCGCTGACGCAAGTATCCATAAAGCTCAAAAAGCTCATGCCAGACAAGAACTAAATAACATGGCTGCGCGCCAAGCGGAAACCGAAGAAGATTTCCAAAGTTGGGCCGACCAAGCGCTTTTCAACCCGATCACGATGCGCAAAAAATTTGAGAAGCTTGATGATCGAATGAGACGGCCTGTCCAAAAAGAAGAAACTCAAAAAGGGGAAGAAACCCAAGAAAAAGTAGTCGGCGAAACAGATGTCATCGAACAAATCGCCGAAGATTACTATCAGCGTAATCCTGAACTGCAGAAAAAAACGCTTATGCTTCTGCAGCAACGCCTTAAAAATGATGATACCGCTGATACCATTCTCCGCAAACTCGAAGAGTTTTACACCGATAAATCCCTTGCCGATGAAGCGGTTGACTTTTTAATTGAAACGGCGTCGAACCGAGAAGAGATCCGCAATCAACTCCTTCAAGCCAAAGAGCAGTTTAATGCCGCCCATGGTCGAGAAATTCGCGCGGGACGTAATATCGCTGAGCAAGCACGCACGTTCTCCAAGCAAGGGCTAGGAAGCCCAACAGCTCTACGAGACCTTTATCGCAACATTGTCGCTACACCCCGGACACCTCACCAAATTTTCGAAGAGCTCACGGCAAAGTTCAAGTTTTCTGATATGAAAAACATCATTGATTTTATCCTCCACTCTCTCGGGTCGGATATGAAAGCAAAAGGCCCTTCGATCTCAAAAGCAGAACTTCAGCGGCTATTTGGGGAAGCGCGCACGATGCAAGCGATTTTAGGTGTTTTTCGCTTTTTCTTTGCTCGGATGAAATTGATCAAAGGTCAGTTCGATCGTTATGATTTAACGATGCCCAGTCGGATCAACTTCGAGGTGCTTGCCCGTCTTTTAATGAAGCTTCTGCAAGAGCGCTACCCTTCACCTGATAAGATCATCAAACTTTCATTTGTTTTGGGAATTTCTGAAGAAGTCGCAGCACAAATCATCATTTTTACCCAATACCGCGATGCTTTAAGACACATTTCCCCTAAGCTCTTCCAATCAGAGCGTCATCGTCAAGATCTGCTCTTGACAATCATTGAAACTCTCAGTGATCTTGAAGACGAGCTCGAAGAGGAAGAGGAAGAAGAAGAGGAGGAGTAA
- a CDS encoding CesT family type III secretion system chaperone, which translates to MDRFQELLWDLGELLELPLHVDKNHACRILLDEKLSIHMEMVEERDALLLAAFLAEIPPGRFRENVLRESLKVNATHHTFGTLAYIEKINTLVMHRYIPAATLTGEKLAEILEGFIVEADQWREAIQNGQAAPSEYLKTHGGQPSPYSIPPQRP; encoded by the coding sequence ATGGATCGTTTTCAAGAACTACTTTGGGACTTAGGTGAACTGCTTGAACTTCCCCTTCATGTCGACAAGAACCACGCTTGCCGCATTCTTCTCGATGAAAAACTTTCCATTCATATGGAAATGGTAGAAGAAAGAGATGCCTTATTACTTGCAGCCTTTTTAGCAGAAATTCCGCCAGGTCGCTTCCGAGAAAACGTGCTACGCGAATCTCTCAAAGTCAATGCCACACATCATACATTTGGAACACTTGCCTACATTGAAAAAATCAACACACTTGTGATGCACCGCTACATTCCCGCTGCCACTTTGACCGGTGAAAAACTCGCAGAAATTCTCGAGGGATTCATTGTTGAAGCTGACCAATGGCGTGAAGCGATTCAAAATGGGCAAGCAGCTCCTTCTGAATATCTCAAAACACATGGTGGCCAACCTTCTCCCTATAGCATACCCCCTCAAAGACCATGA